In Dryobates pubescens isolate bDryPub1 chromosome 19, bDryPub1.pri, whole genome shotgun sequence, the sequence ATTTGCCTCCTGCATTGAAAAAATATtctgaaaggaagaaattctgacTGTTGTCACAATCTGTAAAAACAATAAATCTGAGCTATGTGAACCCTGGGAGAGCTTTTTAAAAGACCTTGTAACCTGTACCTAGAGACAACCTTAACCAGGCTATTTTGGGAATGAGGGAATCCTGTTTCCTACTGGGATGGTTTATGCCTACACAAACCAGTGGCAATGGTTTTATTACATCAAATGTGCAAACAAAATTTTGTTGACCACAAAGTTTTGAAAGAAAGGAGTTCAGAGCAGGAGGTGAACAgacaccatgggcagggaggtcaTGAGGCACAAAGTTATTTGGCTAAAAGTGTTATATTGTTCTCAAAGGGAAATCTCATTCTTTGAACCAACTGCTCATTGCAATTTTGGCTGCTTGGTTTCTGAATCATCTGTGAAGCAACTGCAGTAATTGTTAGGGCTTTGGGTTGTTGGGTTCTTTTCCACGTATCCATTATTTTCCAGCGTTATTTTGGTCACATTTCAGCCTGCAGCTGACATTTCAAATAATGGATTAGTAAACTCTGACCTTCCAGGATAAGTGCTCCCTCCAAAAAGGAGACCTGCTCAGTGTTTGGAACTGCTTAGATTTACTGTTAAATGCTCTATTATATCCCaggagtaaaaaaaaatctccttgcTTCAAGCATTTTGTCTGTTTAAAATCCAGCAACAGCCCCCACCCAAAAAATGTACTTGCAACATCTTCAGTTCCCAAGCACATTATTTCAAAGCTGAGGTGTTTCCAGCTGTTAAGGAACGGATGATGTGATGCCTTACACCTTGGATTACACTTTAACATCAAAAATATCATCAACATTTGGAAACATTTTGTTTCAGACCTGTTTTGTGGTTCAAACAGGCTATCAGTTCATGGAAAAACTACCTTACAGAAGAGGTTTTGAGCAGTTTCCTGTTCACTGAATGGAAACAGCTAAGgaaaatagagaagaaaatTGTATATTGATAGTGGgaacagggcaggaggctgtcaTTTGTGGAAATATTAGGaattctctgtctctctcacacacatatTATTTAACCAGTTCTAGATATAACCAGGATATGGATTTTCTCTAATATACACCTTATAACAGAAATTAAAACTTCTAATCATCCTGACTTCTCTTTATACTTCTGCACTGGCTGACACTCAATCACTGTGCAACCAGGCAGCAGAGAAACTTGGCTCCTCTGTGTTTCTCTCTGGCTGTGGCCCGATGAACAGAGGTCAGCTTTGGTGTAAAAACCACCACCTTATCCTTACCATTCTACACTATGTGCAACATGGAAGTAAACTTTCTCACATCAGCACCACAAAGCAACATGCATCATTATTTCTTTGGGTAGTTCTTGGGATTGCCTTCATTTGGGATTGCCTTAATTTTCTACATTAGGAGTTATTCCAAGGTAGGGAAAACTGTGCTGGTTTCACCATATGGTAACTGATTGCTGCTCAGTCACATGTAGCAGCAGAGGCCacgtgagccagcagtcagTCCCCAGGGCAGTGGACCTCCTGGGGCCTGTCCCAAGACATTTTTTGGGCAGTACATATGAGGACACGCTGTTTCgcaaaagcacagcacacatgGTTCACAGAAGCCCTTGGCAGGTTCCAACAATGAGGATGTAGCAGCATGTAGATCAAGAAGGATGTTAGTCTCACCTCACATTTCTCCATAGCCTGATGGTGAAACTTCCTAGAGACCCCCTCAGGGACAGTTGCACCATGCTGTTTCTTGGAAAAGCAGCCCCAGTTGCTCGTCTCTGATGTCGTAACCCAGCAGTGATCAGTCCAAGTATATATAGAACTTCAGAACTCAACAGCCTGCTGGCAAGTGCATGGCAGTGCTCACTTCAGCCCTCTGGCTTTTCAAAGTGCAAATCCAAACCCCATCATTTAATTAGAGCTTATTCATGCCTGTTAATACATCTGAGAAATGATTGTCCTTTCTGAGCACTTCAtgctgctctggggagctgagctcaAGCCCCAAGATGAGTAGTTTAGCCACAGGTGAGAAAGGAGTGGTTAGGTGATTCGCCTCTCGGTTGGAGGGAGCTGACCTCTTGCTAAAATGCCACCAGCATGAATAATATCTGAATGCTGCCTCTTATAAATGTTTCTGGTAAACCCCTGTGCCTGTTAATCCACTTTAAATCTCCCTTGTCCTTTTGGTGTACAATGAGCAGCTGGGCTCCTTTCTGCTGTAGTCAAACACAGCCTCATTTTCTGTGGGGTTACACTGACACTACCCACTCAGGTCTCACCCACATCATCTCAGGTTTGAGAAACAGCTTCTAATTTAAACAACCCAGGACCCCACAATGGATAAGAATAAAAGACTCCCTTATAAGTTCAGGTCCAGGAGAAGGTGATGAAGGTAGGAGGAGTCTACTGAGCAGAAAGGGACTACCTGGGACATTAGTTCCAGATCTTATTTGGAAACATAACCTCAAAACAATACAGTGTGGTcatctcttctgctttcctATCAAAGTGTTTTGGTGGGACTGTCATGAGGATGCCTGTCTCTTTCCCAGCCCAGTATAAAAGACTTCAAGGGCTTATGTTTTTTTTACTTCCTCAGTGTCATTACAATAACCTTCATTATAAAATGGGTTCCACACAATAGATTTGATTGGTGTTTCCAAAGCACTGTGCTAAGGTCATCATGCAGCTCTCTCTTCATTGtgctgaggatggggctgggggagctgaatTCTCCTCTCTCCTACTTCAAAACTTAAAAACCACTTTGAAAATCCTTCTTCTGTTTCAAGTGCTGGGATGTTTGGTACTCGCCTTATGCCAaacctttgtttccttttcttttctttggaagGATTATGAGTACCCTCTTCATTCTCACAGTTCCCACTACCAGAAGAACGaccgctgccccccgcccccccagaCTCTGCCCGAGCGAGCCTGCGAGGTGCCCAGCTGCCGCTCGGACTCTGAGTGCGAGCGGCACAAGCGCTGCTGCTACAACGGCTGCATCTATGCCTGCCTGGAGTCCGTGCAGCCACCCCCAGGTAGAGTGGACCCAAGCAGTCAAACTGCTAGAGAAGCATGCAGAAACGATGGGCATCACTACCAAGTGATTTGGTCTCAGGTGGGGCATACGGTTTGAGCATGAGTTGAGGACAAGGCTTCCGTTGCACGCTTCCGACTTCTGGGGTGACTGCTGAATGGAAAAATGATCCAAGGCCAGCTGGTGGGGTGCAGTTCCCACCAGCACAAATGGTACAAATCATTTGAGGCCAGTTCTTTTCCTGGGGTTATGCATTCAGAAAAAGAAGCATTCCCAACCTGAATTAGTGCTCACAGAAGCAAGGAGCTATCTCATCTGATCCGTGCCATGGGGGTGGAGGATGGGAAACCATAGCTGCTTTGGCCTTTATGGCACCAGGTTCTTGTGGGCATAGATAGCATCCATAGCTCTCTTGCCACTAGGATAACAAGAGCATGACTAGCACTACCTTGCTGAAAACTCAAAACTCTTCTTCAGAAGTCTGTCAGCCTCATCATTGGGTGTTAGAGGAAATCTGTGACATCTCCATAGCCATGTGCCCTATGGCTTCTCCACCTTGACTCTCTGGGTTCTTGTTTCTGTCTTTTACAGTTTTAGACTGGTTGGTTCAGCCCAAACCCCGCTGGCTGGGAGGAAACGGGTGGCTTTTGGATGGCCCAGAGGAAGTCTTACAAGGTACAGTATGTTTTACTGTCTTCTCTGATATCAGCAATTATACAAAAGCACTAAATAAAGCATTCATCATAAATAGGGCTTGCCACAGGTGTTGGGAtactggggctgctgctctttgtttcCTCAGGAATAATGCTTTGTGGTGCTTGGGGTTAGTTTCTAGTGCAGTAAATCAGTTGCTTTTTATGGATGTGGCTTATCCAGCAGAGCACTAGGAATATTCCAGGGAACTGGATTTGTATCCAGTCTTGAAATAAGCAGAAATATATCTTGTTCTTGTCAGCATGCATGTTTTCTGCCAGCTTCCTGATAGACTGCAGGCAGACTTGGATTAGGAGATCCTTTAATCCCAAATTGCTACATTGCAGAGATGCCTTGGGCTGGGGATGTGGCTGCTGAGTCTGAAGGCTGCTTCGAACAAAAGCCCTGGCAAACTCCTGCAGAGTTGTGCCAAGCTGGCATGGAGCTGACTGGGAGCATCTAAACTTGGGGACTGCTAATGAGATCATGCATCTCAAGTTAATTCCATAGGAAAAGGCCTTTTAATTAAGTATTGCCAATATCTCAAATTGAAacaaggagagaggaggaaaatgggAAACAAAGTTTTCTCCTACAAGACATTCCCAGATGTATGCATTCCTGAAGTTCTTAATTTCTTCATGAAAAGGCTGTTCCAGCTTTTGATCAGCTTCAGTCAGGCACAGGCAGTGTCAATGAATTATCCTCTTTGGTCTTGCACAGATGTTCTCAAACTCACCAAACTTTGACTCTCATCTATTATGGACAATGCTAGTTCTTCAAGGGAGAATTCTGCCTCTAGTTCATTGGAGTTACACTGCCAGAAATAAGATAAAATAGGTTCTTCCTCATCCATCCTTGTCATGCTTATATTATTTGTTCTTATCTTAACACCTTCATCTCAGCTTGAGGCAGTAATTAGTGAAATAAGAACCATCAGTCACGGCTTGAGGATTACAGCAGAGCTCCTTGAAATTAAAGTCCTTGCAAATGAAAGGGTGGAGTGTCCCTGCATAATCTGTACTTTTAATGGACACAAACACTGCCTCTGaatcctgctttgctttcttactCTGCTCTGCACTTGCTGGACAGCCCAGGTCAAGGTGGTTAAAGCCTGCCTGTACCAAGCACAGTACTGCCTCATTCCATAGTGAGTCACATCTGAAACTCAAATTCATCACTGAGTTAATGGGTGTGGAGCCAAGAACAAATCAGCAAACTGCCAGTTTCCTGCTCATGTTTCCCTGATTTCCCTGATTCCCTGGTCATGTATAGACATATCAGGCTCTGTGTAAGCTGTGAATTGGAtcacctgctctgccaggcttctTTGGAGATGTTAGCCCCTGGTACCCTTGCATGAAAAATGGTCTGAGAGCTCATCTGGGAGGACATATTTTGGTTACCTGTGGATATTACGGTCGTGATTTATGACCTGTGGGCTTATTTTGCAGCTGAAGCCTGCAGTACCACTGAGGATGGAGATGAGCCTCTGCATTGCCCCACAGGCTATGAATGCCACATCATCAACCCAGGTAACACAGCTGAAGGAATCCCCAACCGAGGCCAGTGCATCAAGCTCCGTGGAAATCCAGGTCAGTTGACTGGAAATCTCCCATcctttcttgttctgtcatgCAAACCCAGTAAGGGACAGTGCATTCTCTCATTGGCTTTGAAGGGAGTCTGGAGATACATCTGTTCTCACAGGCTTCCTGGGTTTTCTGGGCAGCCCAAGGCCCCAAGGCAGTGTgtgacagctgggctgggacacaGACACCAGCCTACAGCAATCTCAATTCTCAGTTGCTGTTGATGTTGGCTGATTTCTGTGAAATCCTCAAAGCAGAGGACATACTTTTTGGCTCTGTGTGCCAGCATCCTCTGGGATTGTGTAAGCAGAGCAGGTAGTAAGCTGCATGTGCCACTATTACACAGCACAAAAAGTAACATTGAGTATTACTACACATTTAACCAAAGAGGATGAGCTTCAAATTCCAGTTTTGACTTCTGACTTTGCTTTCTGCATCTAAAGCATTGTTCCCTTTATTATGCTGACACATTTGTCCAATGAAAGAACTTACACAGGCCAACCTATTTGCCAAGAGAGCTGCTCATAACATGCCTACATATGTGTAACATCATTAAATAGCAGGATATGTATGTGAGCACTGGCCTACAAATCATCTCAGTGGAgaaacatgagacagcagtttTGCCATTTGGTCACTGTAAAAGCCAGAGGAATCATCAACCCAAACCTCTGAACTTCCTCTGTGGAAGACCAAGATGTTTTCCAGAGCTTTTTGATCACGTCTTTTATTCTTCTGTAACTTCAATAACAGCCATACTAATTAGTATAACATATAGCTGTATGGCTTTTAGACATGAACTTATGTAACTATAGAAATGGTGAACAGAAAAACCTAGCTGGAGCTTCAGTCGTGTAAAACACTATGAGATGGTCTGAAATTTGACCCAGATTTTCTCTCATTTGAGAAAGGCTGTGATTCCTTGCCTCAGTGCTACTGAAAAGAACATAATAAGCTAGTGGCCAGCAGTTAACCACTCTCAGGGAAAGTGAGTTGTGTCCACACGGTTCAATAACCTGAACAAGAGGTTTATAGCAGCCTATACTACTTCAGCTACTGGGGTCTTTTATTATCCTGTTTGTGAGGTTATAATTTCCAGAGCTATAATTTCTCTGTGCTGTACACAGAAGGCTGGAGTTTAACACAAGGAATGAAGGCTGGCTGTATGTGTTCTCATTACCTACCTTCTCTTTCAGACGGACGCAACCTGAGGCACAAGTATTACAAGGAGTATTTTGGTAAGCTGCTGCCTATGCTTACTGTTGTGCTTACAAGGAATTTGCTGGTTATGAAATGAGGGTTTGCACACAGCAAAAGGAGAATTTTCAACCTCAACTCTCTGTGTTTTGGTCAAAAAATATGTTGAGATCTGCAATGGCCTGACTGGGCACTCTTGGGAATCAGTGTCTCAGGCCATGGCACAGCATCTTAAATGGAGCAGCCTTCTGCCAGAGGTTCCCATCCAAAAGGTGAGGAATCTAACAACCTTTTGTTATttggaaatatatttttttggGCTTTGCTCATGGTGGACAAGGACTCCTTGCAGATGCACATAGAGCTCTGTCAAAAAGAGGGCCTTTTGCCAAGTTCGTACTGTGATATGTGATGGGAGATGACTGGAGCCCCATGAATCAGTTCCTTGTTGCTATCTGCAACCAAAAGAGGTGTCAGGCCC encodes:
- the WFDC1 gene encoding WAP four-disulfide core domain protein 1, producing the protein MDSRMLSEIHFCKKLFTAALCVLVLLPDSGCARTLWKRALHLKMTEKYDDYEYPLHSHSSHYQKNDRCPPPPQTLPERACEVPSCRSDSECERHKRCCYNGCIYACLESVQPPPVLDWLVQPKPRWLGGNGWLLDGPEEVLQAEACSTTEDGDEPLHCPTGYECHIINPGNTAEGIPNRGQCIKLRGNPDGRNLRHKYYKEYFGSNSNNVVGYVKNQQKHLG